The Solanum pennellii chromosome 7, SPENNV200 DNA segment GGTTCTAAGAGGGAACGATGTTGTGATGCGAAAGAATCCGCCGAGGCACTTGCCTCCTAGGAAGGAGGTAGATCGTGAGGCCAAGTTAGAAGAGATAAACAAACAGTTGAAGTAGTTGCAAAAGGGCAATGATCGAATCAATGGACTATTGGTCGCGCATACGAGAATATAAGACTCGATCGCCAAATAAAGTGACAATGCAATGTGGTCGTCGCATCAATAGGTGGGGGAGAGTGCCATGTCCCGCCAATTCTCAGTAAGATTTTTCATCTGGATAGGGGTGGAAAAGTCTAGAGTTCTGGAGAGTTCTAGAAGAAAGACTAGATTTTTTCTAggaaaacttttgaaaatccTAGAAAgtgtagaattctctagaaaatTGGCCAAAGTATAAATAACTTAAGAACTTGTAAGTAATTATAAATTACACTTTAGCCCTTAGGAAGCAATATAAATAGGAGGACTCtcatttgtaaatcatccaAGAAGTTGTAAGCAATCTTCGAAGTAATATAAAAGCCTTCTTCTAAAATTCTCTAAgtcttttttttcattctcttaGCGGTCTTACTATCAAAGGacttacttgagcttacaagatgatgaaagattcgtgagtaagttgtcaaatGACGCCCGGTGCTTTAGCGAAAACTCTAAGCCTTTGACACTATTCTCTATATACTCATGAAatcaggaggtgttcatggctgaaacgaacacaaccgtaagaaccataaacgataaagggttaattgtgttaCATATGGTTTTTTAGGTATGCACCAAAGCTCGACgtttcaaagatatcacattaACCGATTGACCCAGTATAATCGACATATGTTCCCTAccgaaagtccaaggggaaacctacttatccagatgcaattaattcttgattGTAATTTACATATAATTGTCCCTTTCTTTGTCTtagagtcattccccattcgtgcgagggattgttgggttttaaaaggtgtgaatggaaaatgaagagttgtgacttttatgaagaattgagacttttatgaaaggttgcgacttttatgaaaagttacgacttttataaaaagttgcgacttttatgaaaggtgaagacctttctgaaagattgtgactttttcaaaggtttgtgacctttccgttAAGGAATGTACATTTTCgtactaccctttgttttctataaattgagggatttcctctgattttaaaaatagaatttctggacttcttctactactacatACTAAAtatagtattctaagtgtactttactacCGTTGAGTGGCTCGCTGACACCAGTGTTTTAGGTATCAATACAcaggtgattgagatcattctatcttGGGAGGACACAATccaatcaaacctcggatactagaaaGGAATAATtcccttaaggggacactgtctATTCAGTAGGATCgatcttctttttatttttccagattctggtatgtGTTAGAGATTTTAGAATTGTGAATTATGTTCTTCTGTTCTTCACTcgttcattaaactttggtaacttcgtgtttctacaAAGTTTGTTAAAATTAGTAAGATTTTTTTAACACAGATTGACAACAATTCTTCATTAAGaacaatattttgtatattttttctaatctatTTTTGATTCTAGATTctttactagttttaattttctagttgtgaaaatattcttaaactGTGTTGTGTCTtaccaagttcttcaaagttctgttctaagtatcttagaaatacaagatgaacaacagtATCAGGACAAGAGCTCCGGTGTACTAGCCAAGTTTTTTCTGTAAAAACTTTGTTATTGTTGATTAATAAATTCAAGACCATTATAACTCTGAAAATCATGATTTTCTCATTGAAATGTGTTTTCATTATAACATAGAAAGTCTCAAACACATATTTAACCTCAGATTTGtcctttgataaaaaaaatccaacTCAATCTAGTaagatcatcaataaaagttacaAACCACCgttttccaaatattttgaaattttatacgGTCCCCAAATATCACTATGAATCATTATAAAATGTTTCAAAGCATGATATATTCAAGAGGTAATAGAAGATCGATTTAGCTTTGCCCTTTCACAAAATTCACATTGGAtcaatgacatatttttatttctaaataactGAGGTAACAAATGTCTTAAATAACGAAAACTTGTTTTTCCAAGCCTATAGTTCCAAAGCATGACTTTATTCAAAATCgaagtagagttcaagaaaataGGTTTCGGTTGTAATGAGTTATTCCCGttgtcaagaaaaataaagaccTCCATATTATCTAGCACTGCCAATCATCTTCCCCGATACCTTTTCCTAAAATTCACacaatttgaaatcaaatataGAACTACAATTAAGAGAACGGGTTAATTTACTAACATAAATCAGATTGCAAGAAAGCTTTGGAACATGAAGAGTATCATGAAGTGCGAGAGATGGTGATAGTTAATAGCTCCTTTTTAGTAATTGTAGCAAAGGAATCATTACTTATTTTGACTTTGTTGTTCCCTGCACAAGGATTCTAAGTAGAGAAAAAGGGAACTTAAAGTCATGTGGTCACTAGCTGATGATCCTATGATCCAAGAATCTGTTTGGTTGGAATTGGCACTACGAAAAGCAGTTAATACAATACCTTATTCAGCAAAAGAACAAGAATGATTAGAAGAATTTGATGCATTTGGACGAAATTGTTGAGATTGAAAGAGTTTTTGAAGAATTTCCAGATGTGCATTTGTAAATGCAGACGTTTCTCGAGAAGGTTGTTTCCCCTGATCAAAGTAAGTTGATTCGAGGGCCTGGCCATTTTGATATTgaaattcatgaatatcaaCTCTATTCTTCTCCCATCCCATAAATCTTCCAGCATGTTTCACGGGTGtgcaatgtttttttttcaatgattGCACCATGGgcttttatttttgtcatcTTCATTCTTCATTGTTATAAGATTTAAATAGTTTGTGGAAGATTTTTGTTCAACATTTAAATCAGTTTTAACATAACTTTCCTCCTAGTTTTCTCTCtcctaaattaataaaatgtttCACGAAGTGTGGGTAGAGTTTGTTTTTCTTGGGATTCATGACCAGATCTCGTAAACTCTCAATTTAATCCTGCTAAAAAGGTAAAATCTCTTATATCTTTTTTCCCCGCTTTTTAGACTATCCAAAAAACACTTTCATTCCTCATTGTAACACTGGTCTAATTCTTGCAACAAagacatcatttcattataataaaCAGTGACTTCCTTCTCACCCTGCTTAGCTTgccataatttattttttaacttaaaaatttgaGAGGCATTTTTTACATCAAAATATGTCTCCCTAATGGCTTCCCACACATCCTTAGCAGTGGGACAAAAGAGACGATATTTACCTATGACTGATTCCATGGATCTTATTAACCAAGAAATCATGAGTGAATTCTCTAATCTCCAATAGTTCATATTTGGATCTCAGATTCCTGGATTTTTGTCACTCCAGTCAAATGTCCTAGCTTTCCACGATCATCGGTTGTAAGCTTTTCTGATTGTGCCCATTCCATAAAATTCTTACCATTTAATTGATGAGAATTTAACTGGAAGGGCATGTGAAAAGCATTGCCTCCTTGTATCATCAGATTTTTGTAGGAGTTCCCAGATAAGAACTTTTGTCTTATGTTAATGTTCCAGAAAGATGCTCTCCATAAAATGTTGTTTTATCCAtatgatattataaaaaaaaagtcccACTTTAATACCATGAAAGTTTAGATACTGCAAAAGTATATTTCTATTCAGAGTTTGTAAAGTATTTATAGGAGAACAAGTAAGATCAAATAAACTAATCAATCCCTAATTTTTGAGAGATCCTTGAATCAATATATTTCCTCTAAATTAATTTCCTAGAATACTATATTCTATCCATATGTAAATAATCAAATCTGCCAGCTTATTTATAGCAAATTACAATCAAATCTACCAGCTCATTGATGGACTAGATTATGACTAAATTTGTCAACTCATCCGTTTGTCTTTGTAAGGAATACAAGTTTATTATGAGTGAGAATCTTGCTACCCAATAAAACAATTTCATGTTGGACTTGGAGATTAAAAGGGATATGAGGAAGAAGATCATATATGACTGACAAAGGATTAAATGAGGTGGATTTACCTCTACTCTTTCACTGAAGATCGGTGAGAAGTTCATTGATATGGAGGATTAGAGTGGTAGCGGGTATGTCACCATGTGGAATAAAAACAACTAATTGCATTAGATAAGAAGCTACACAGGTGCAAAGGGTATCGAGAGGTAACTTTGATGGTCGTCAAGGAGACTAGTGGTAGAATGGTGAAGGCAAAGGAAAAGTGGAAGCAAATAAGTGGTATATATAAAGTTTGTTGAGTTTTGCGGATGAGGAAGCGAAGTGCACCCTTGAGGAAGTCTGTAattcaatgaagaaaaaaagttttaagtttGAAGTTACGGAGGATATGACAACAATTTTTGAATGTCGAGCTACGGGACAAAAGTGGGGCTAGTGGCTCACAATATGAAGAGAGAAAGAACCACAACCTAGATCAAATGAAGTGAATCAAGGAAAATGAAAGATAGGTGTCGATGGAAGAGACTTACATTAAAAAGGTGACAATCATACTTTCACAAACATTTAACAAAGAAGAGGATAGAGACACTGTGTTGGTGATTTGGCGCAATCTGAAAGACATGGGGACTTTGGGTACTGTAGATGTTTCAGTAGTTTAAGAGGTCAAATGTGAAATTAGTGGGATTAACAAGGAAAGAATAACTGAACCCAGCGAGATTCAATTGGAATTGTCGAAGAACATAGACAAGAAATATATGAAGTGGTTAACTAGGTtgtttaatgttattttaagaTGAAAAAAATGTTTCATGAGTGGAGGAGTACAATTATTCCAATGTACAAGAACAAGGACGGCGGCATCTAAGACTGGTTACAATTACAGGGgtttcaaattatatttccATACTATGAGGATTTGGGATAGAGTGTTGGAGATGAGGGTGGGGATAGgattattcattttttgaatCTTCGGATTGATGTCAagacaatcaattactgaagtCATCCATCTTGTTCAGCGACTGGTAGAGAAATATAGGAAAAAGAAGAGGGGCCTATATATGGTGTGCACTGACCTTGAAGAGGCCTATGACAAAGTCTAAAGGATATGCTCTAGAGGTGCTTGGAGGCTAAAGGTGTCGTGATGATTTATATTAGATCAATAAAATACATGTACAATGGAGTCAAGCTTGGGTTGGAATGGAGGGAGAAGACTCAAAGCACTTCCAGGTTGAGATGGGGTTGCACCAAGCATCAAATCTTAGACCTTTCATATTTTACTTGGTGATGGATAAGTTCATGAGACTTATATGCTCAAATTAAACCTCCCTAAGAAGTATAAGAGACCTTTGTATAATAAATAACccaacttgtaggttggggttGATCCCACGAGGAATATGATTTAGACTTAAAGTTAGCTCACAATTATATTCGCTTAGCCAACTTATTTACGAGACAAGTAAAAGAGGGGGTTTTGTGTAACAAATAATTGATTGATTGTTAAGTAAAAAGTGAGCAAGATTCAAACTTTAGTGTTATcaataagagaaaaattaaggtttatgtgttccccataaGCTCGTAACACGGTAATcctaataatagtaattattttctaGTATATCActtgcaaagtggtaagttatgtatccctaagtGCTTGGTCAGCGAAATAGAGAATTTCACCAtgcaccttggtccgactacATGTGTATACTTTACTaatccttacctttacctcagaTTAGACATCACATTATGTATGACTAATTTTTCATCCTTGCACCAATTGACattagactattagatagtatcacactgaATGtcgattgataaattttttttatcaactacCTCCTTGATTCAAGAAGTAGAAACAAGGCTAGTTGTTAACGTCGATcaccattaaaaagacttctaaacggaagaattatcaatgcatgtaTCACTACTAGTCAagaattacttaattattattcatacgTCGCTAATCGCTCATGGATCTCACAAACCttgttgtggatttagttactcatgcttggaagaacacaattcatatatatagaaGAAGAATTGATGAACTTACCATTAGAGTAGAAGAAATCCAAAtctcaacttgaacttcaaagTTAAAATCTTCAAAACGAACTTGGAAAATCAAATTGCTAAAGTTGTGAAGTTTATTCCACCACAGAATATCAAAACAAGAAGTAAAAGAATAATGTCTAACCCACAAAAATGAGGTTTACATATCGTATTTATAGAAAAGCTTGTCCAAGAAAAAGGAAACGAAATAAGGAAATAAGATGTTGGATGTGAATTTGATCGACGagactgacctacggaccgtggatcgacttacggtccataggtccCTTCCAGAGCTCAAGACTTTTTTTCTCAGAAGTCGGAACCTTCAACTGATAGAACCAAACGACGGACACGTGCAGTATGGACTGTAGGTTGACCTACATTACGTGGCTCCACATTTAGAACTTTTCCTCATGCACCAGAATTCAAAATCTCTTAATCAATCGACGGTTGTGTTGGATATCCCGCGAGTCAACCTACGGTCCTTAACTCTATTCCGTAGTTCTACACTTGGTCAGAGTTCCCTAAGTGTCATTCCACGCCAACGCATTGATGAAACATGactggacctacggtccgtaggtcactTCTGTGGGTGGCACTTATGCATATTTTTCAGCTGTCTCTCCCTCGACTTCGTCCAAGCCTATTTCTTGCAAATACAACACAATAAACATTAATTTTCCAATACAAATGGTCCTTTCTAAGCATAACTCTTAAGtgaaatgtattaaaaatactGTAAACTCACGATGTATCAGTGGTCTATTAGATAGGAAGTTTCATGGTGTGTTTTATTTGTATATGTCATAGTAATAAATAGTGAGATGCATGGCAGAGTTAATTCTAGTTTGAGATTTGGAGAAACTCTAGAGTCCAAAAGGATTCAGTGTTGCACTGGAGGAAATAAATGTGAAAGTGAGGCTTGTCACATACATTATTCATGATAAAGAAAGTCTGAAGTATTTTTGTTCAGTAATACCAATATTGCATTGGAACACGATGGATGAAAATAAGGCATGCCACTGGAGTCTTGTGTGATAATAACATACCACCTTAATTTAAAGGTAAGTTCTCAATAGTGTTTGTTAAGTCGTCCTTGTTTTTTTGAGTGAACTCACATGTTTAAAAGGTGCATGTTGTAGATATGATTTTGCTGAGATATATATGTGTGGGTGTACTAGGAGTGACAAAATTAGAAATAAGGTTATCCGGGAGAATGTGGAAGTGGGATTTGTGGCGGAAAAGATAACACAAGTAAGACATAGATGGTTTGAGTTGTTGATCATGTGAGAGGAGGTGTGCAGAGAATGTGAAGAGCAGAGGTGCAGATGCTTTAGTGAGGAGGTGCAAGAGGCTGGTTGTATAGGGTAAGTGGAGGGGTAAAGGTAGTCTAAAAATTATTGGGAAGAGGTAATTGGATAAGACATGGACAAACTTCATATTGTTGAGGACATACCTCTAGATAGAAAGGAGTGGAGGTCATACATGCGAGGATTAAGGCTTGTTGCTAGTTGTCGTACATTTGTActtcttgattttgatgtctatctccatatgtttttttatttttttcgattaCTACactattttattgttgttactgCTTCTTTTGTTAAGTATACACTACTCTTTTTATTTAACAGTCATGCTTTCTTCATTGCTTTCTCcgttatttttttccttctatatATTACTAGGTTTTGACACACTTGAGCCGAGAGTATATCTAGAACAACCTCTTTACCTCCATGGGGAAGTGGTACGGTCTACATACATTGTTCTCTTCCGAGACTCCACTTTGGGAACCTCTTGTGCTTCATGTGGGGACATTCTCTTTTGCTCCATGTTGCCAGTGGCGGATCCAGGATTTTCATTAAGGGGGTTCGAAAAAAAAGAGATGAGTGGTTTGAAGCCCTAAACAACAAAGTCGACCTCTAATCTTATATTCAGGATGtccaaaatcaatatataaacataaaaattcttttaaaataccttaaatatacaacataattttttgtcGAGGGGGTTTGGGTGAACCCCTCGGCATACTCTAGGTCCACCCCTGCATGTTGCCtcaatttttcttctcttgGACCTGGACCAAGAAATAGTCCATCCTTCACCACAAATATCAATCTCATTTTTGGGTTCTACTTTCATGATAACATCTTATTGAATTTTCATTGAACAGATCAACTTTAATGGCGAAGTGTCATTGACGATGCTACTGCATCTAAAGAAAAATTTGTAAACAAAAATTTGAGACAATTCTAAAAATAGgatatatttgataattttgaagaGGTGAAATTATCAACCTACAAAATATTTGTTGTGTGAATGAATGCTTCCTTCAAATTAGGATACTATACATATATCCTAATTATGTTAGTAGGCAGATATTACTGAGAAGGATTCTTAAATTGTATCTTACCAAAAGTAACTCACACGTAGGCAAATTTACATAATCGTTGACTATtcaattatattgaaattagttTGGATTATTGACAAACATATATGGTTTGGTTATAGAATTGTTCAATGTCATCATAATCAAATTTTCTGAAACAATGGACGAAGTCCCTCATTTTTCCTAAAGGGCCAaccattaatttttatattgattttgaataaaaattgagaTTTATGTATTTCATATAACCGATGAACGTCCCTCGATTTTAATCGAGACAAACctcaattattattaattgtgACACTATTCAACGTAATCAAGTCCATCAATTATTCTAGGATTTGTCCTATAAACAAGGATGCATGTTGATCTTGACTTGCTTTTAGTACATAGTACAAGTGCAAGTATCAACAGACTAACATGCATTAACACAAAGGGGTGGTGACCATATAAAAGGCATTGGTAGGGATATAGAATTGATCAATTAGTAGAAGACTTTATCACACTAATAGCTCTTTGATTAATTCAAATTCTTTACAAGTAAAGAAATGCTAATTGTGTTGGACTATTCTTTGTACTTGATgtgtaataattaaattatccatctCTTATGACTAATCAATCAAACATCCATCGTAATCCTTGAACAAATCAAATGGAATTAAGTTGACAACTTGAGTTTCCAACACTATAAATACCACCATTTCAATTGTTTGTTTCTTCACCAAcaaatcaacagaaaataagAGATATGGCAAACTACACTACTTTTCTCGCCCTGCTCTTTTGCCTCTTCCTTGTTGCTGCAACTGGTGAGTCGTCATGATTCTGCACATCtatcaaataaaatgatttgTTTAAGgttatgaattttcaaaaaaaaatttaaaagtatttttctcatttttgcaGAAATACAAATGGCAGAAGGTAAATACTGTTGGAAAAAAAGTGACATGTGGAATGAACCTTGTCAATACTCTTACAAATGTAGTTATCATTGCAAGCATTACTATGGAGCTAAATATGGTATTTGTAAGAATTACAAACCATGGGGTCACAAATATTACTGGGCAAAATATGCATGCTACTGTTACTCACCTTGCCACTACTAAGAAACTTTGAGTGTCGCATGACTTGGCTTTGACAatgtaaacaaataattatgtGTGTAATCATTCTGGCCAAGATTTGCGTGATGTGCAATTGTACTGTATGCTTTTCTATGAGTATTAATTGATGTGAACTATGgtgtttttatatatgaatatttattgtgTGAAGTATCATGCAGGGTTAAGCTATAACAAATAATAACTACA contains these protein-coding regions:
- the LOC107025679 gene encoding defensin-like protein 19, whose translation is MANYTTFLALLFCLFLVAATEIQMAEGKYCWKKSDMWNEPCQYSYKCSYHCKHYYGAKYGICKNYKPWGHKYYWAKYACYCYSPCHY